The DNA segment GTTCGATCTGATCCGACTGACCGCCGACCGCGTCACGACCGACCAGCGGCGGGCGATACGGGACGCGACGCAGAACCTGGTCGGCGTCGAGGTACTCTCGGAGACGACGGACAGCGTCGTCATCCAGGACCTGCTCGACTCGGCCGAACTCTCGATCGTCAACGCCGTCTCCCGAATGCGCCTGATCGCGGAGTCGATGCTCGAGGACGCCGTCACCGCGATCGTCGAGAACGACGACGACATCGCCCACGACGTGATCCAGCGCGACGACGACGTCGATCGCCTCTTCCTCGTCGTTTCGCGGATCTTTCGAGCGACGCTGCGCTCTCCGACGGCCACCGAATCGCTCGGCGTCACGCGTGAGGATTGCTTCGACTATCACTCGAGTGCTCGCCAGCTCGAACGCGTCGCGGACCACGCGGTGAAGATGAGCAAACTCGCCGTAAAGCTCGACGACGTCCCCGACGACGTCGCTGACGGCCTTGTTGCCCTCTACGAGGACGCCGACGACGTCATCCGGACGTCGATGGACGCCCTCGACGCCGAGGACAGCGACCGGGCGACGAAACTCGGTCACTCGGCTCGCCAGGCCGTCCGCGAGATAGACGAACACACCCGGACGATCGACGATCGTCTGCGCGAACTCGATCCCGTGGAGGCGCAGTCGCTCGGTCTCATCGTCGACTCGCTCTCGCGGTGTGCCGACTACGGCGGCAACGTCGCCGAAACCGCGCTTCAGAAGGCCGCGCCGCGGCCGTAGCTCGCTCACGAGCCGGGACGACGATCGACGCGTCTAAATCCTGTCAGTTCGTCGGCCCATCCGATGACCGCCGAGTCGATTCGAGCCCGCCCGGCCGAACCGCCCGATACCTGCCCGCTCCGCGACGTTTGCGTAGAGAGCTGGCGACGTGCCTACGCCGGGTTACTACCCGACGCGTACGTCGAGGCGAATCTGGAGACGTTCTACACGGCCGATCGGCTCCGCCGGGAGATCGAGGCGCCGGGGGAGGCGGGCCGGTGGCTGGTCGCCGTCGAGTCCGGGGCCTCGTCGCCAGCTGGTCGCGTGTTCGGCGCCGGACGCGGAACACCGCCGATGGACGGTCGCTGCGAGGTATTCACGCTGTACGTCCATCCCGAGTACCAGGGTCGTAGAGCGGGGTCGACGCTCCTTTCGACGATCACGGCCGAGCAGCGAGCGGAGGGCGGTCGTGAACAGGTCGTCGAGGTCTTCGCGGGCCACGAACCGGCGATCGGCTTTTACGAACACCACGGCTTCGACCGAATCGGCGAGCGACGCACTGACGTCGTCGCTGCGGTCGATCTTGACCACCGGACGATTCGCATGGCTCGCGAGATCTGAGTGTCTCTCCGCAGCGACGTCACGAACTGTGTGGAAAATCCGCGGCCTGGATCCGTGCTGCCTAGTCGAGGAGAACCGCGTTGACCTGGCCGGTCTGGCCGGGTCGAGACGTCACACGCGCGGTCCCCTCGCTGGTCTCGATGACGGCTCCTTTCGTGATGATGTTCCGCCGGACGTAGTTCGGGTTGGCGTCGTTCTCGACGACGTTTTCGATCTCGGCGGCGACGGTCGCCTCACCGTCGTTGACCTGCGCGACGTTCGTCGCCAGCGCGCGCGTCTTCGTGTTCTCTCCGCGGACGTCGGTCGTCTGGAAACGGGGCTCCCCGACCTGTGTTTCGGTCGGCTCGCGCCCGAGTTCGTCCTTTCGCGGGTTCCGTGCGTGTTTGAGGCGTCCACCGGTACGCTTGCGCGTCGAGCGGCCCTGATCTTGCATGGGCGGAGAAACTGCCGGCGCGTACTTATTAGCTCCGTTTCGCGCGCTCGTAGTCGGCGACCGACTCCACCGCGGCGACCGACTCCACCGCCGGCGTCTGCGGGAGCCGGTCCGTCCGCTCCGGCGATCGGTCCGACACCGTATCGGGGGGAACCGTCACGGTTAACGGGGCCGTCGCGAAACGAGGGTTCGATGAGCCTTCGGGTCGCCGCCGCCGCACCGTTCGTCCAGCGAGGCACGCAGTCGATGCGCCAGAACGAGTTCGTCGTGGCGCTGTCGATGGATCGCGACTGGTTCTCGCCCGACCAGGCGAAGCGCTTGGCCGACGTCGCCACCGAAGCCGGTATCGTCGAACGCGACGGGGAGACGCTCGTTCTGACTGTCGATACGGCCGATATCGAGGTTCCGGAGGAGTTCGTCCCCGACGAAGACGTCCTCGCGGAGCGCTCGCCCTTCGAACGGATTCTAGACGCCGTCGTCGCGGGCGGTCGGCCCAAACACGAGGCCGTCGGGGCGATCAACGCCTGCCAGCAATCGCTCGGACTCACGATCGAGGCCGCGGCGCTCGTCTACGCCCGTCGGGAGGGCGTCGACATCGAGGACGTTCTCCCGGCGGTTCGTGAGGCCGTCAGGAATCCCGACTCGTGAGCGCGTCCGGCGGACTGGCGACCGTCGTCGATCGAAGCCGATTACCCGTCCGCCCGTCACGACTCCGTATGGTCGACGAGCGAGTGACGGACGGAATCAGGATCGCGGAGTTGCTCGCCTCGGAGGTCGAAGGCCGTGGCGACGGCCCGCTCGGTGCGCTCCGGGTGACCGACGCGAATCAGGACGTCGAGCCTTCGATGGACGGAGCTCGTGCGTACTCGATCACTCGGACCCGAACCGAGGCTGCCGGAACCGACACCGGGTCGGCCGACGAATCCGCCAGCGGGACCGATCGTCCGGTCGCCACGGTCAACGTCCACGACGACCGGATTCACCTCGCCGTCCGCACGAACCCCGACGCGACTCACGAGGACGCCTCGGCGGCTGGCCTCAGAACCAGGCCGAAAGCGACTGAACCGCCGCAGACGCTGGTGTTCGTCGAATCGGGAGCCGAGGTAAAACGGGCGGCGACCGTACTGGCGTCCGTCGCAGACGAAGCAGAGTAGGGATCCTCACCGGGCCGACGTCTACCGACGGTTAGGCGTTCGTGAGCGCCGCGACCACGTCCGGGAGGTCCGTCGCGAGGCGATTCTGGTCGACTGTCGCGTCCGCACGTGGGTCTGGTTCGGCGTCGGGCGGCAGCACCTGGACGGCCGCGAGACCCGCGTCGGCCGCTCCGCGGACGTCGGTCTCGACGTCGTCGCCCACGTAGGCGGCCTCGTTCGCGTCGACGTCGAGGGCGTCGAGTATCGCCTCGAAGGCCCGTTCGTCGGGTTTGCCGGCCTCGAGTTCGCCCGTCACGCGGACGGCGTCGACGGCCGACTCGATGTCCAGCGCGTCGAGTTTCTCGCGCTGAGCGCGGACCGGCCCGTTGGTGAGCACGCCGAGCCGGTACCGGGTGCCCAGGTCGTCGAGCATCCGTTCGACGCCCGGGAGGATCGAGAGCGAGCCGGTCACCGATTCGCGGTACGCCCGGGCGACCCGCGCGGGGTCGGCGTCGCTGTCGTAGTCGGCGAGCAACTCGTCGAAGATCGGCTCGCGCGTCTCGCCGGTGAGGTGACGGCGGTGCGCCTCGACGTACTCGCCACGCTCCAGCGTCGGCGCGCCGGCCGCCTCGCTCGCCTCGGCCAGGAGCGTCGCCCGATCGCGGTCCGGAACAGCGAGCGTCTCGTCGAGATCGAAGATCACCGCGCGGAGCATCGATCAGGTATAGGAACCGAACGGGTTCAAGGTTTCCGTCCCCTGGACCGGATGGAAGGGAGAATAGCCGAGTGCGTGTGCGAAATGTTGAGTGGGGGTATGACCGGGTGTGTAACTCTACGCGGCTGCCGCCATCGGAGCGACGACCCTCACGATCAAGACCGCCAGTACGAGCGCGTCAGTAGCACGAGAACGGGGAAGAGCTCCAGTCGACCAATCCACATGAGGAAGATCATAACGATCTTAGAGCTATCAGGAAAAGCGAGATAACTTCCAAAGGGCCCGATCGAACCGAATCCAGGACCGATGTTTCCGATCGTCGCCAGGCTTGCACTGAACGCTTCGAGAGGGGTTAGGGAATATCCAATTCGGCTCGCGTCGAGGGCAATAACCAACGTTGCAAACACGAAGACGAACAGGTACATAAACGTGAACCCGAGGATGCTTCGAACGACTTCCTCGTCGACGACGGTACCACCGAGTCTGATCGGTCGAATAGCGTCTGGGTGAACAGCAGCGAATATTTCGCGACGAAGAAATTTCAGACTAACGAGCCATCGGACCACCTTGATGCCACCACCGGTCGAACCAGCAGAACCTCCGACGAACATCGCAAACAAGAGGACTAGTTTGCCCGACCCGTCCCACGCGACGAAGTCGCTCGTTGCGTATCCGGTCGAGGTCAATAGCGACGTTATCTGAAAGGCGCTCTGTCGTAGTGAGTTTTCCATCGCTCCTGCGGTTGTACCGCCGAGTTCTGATAGCGATGGCGCAGCACCGAAATAGAGCATGCCTGCAAGGAGTGCGGAAAACGTCCCGATCGCGGTGATGTACGTTCGGAACTCGGGATTTCGGAAGAGCAAATTCCCTTCCCCGCGGAGGATATACCAGAATAGCGCGAAGTTTGTTCCGGCAATTATCATAAACGGGATGGCGACCCATTGGACGGCGGGTGAAAATGCCGCGATGCTATTTGCTTCCGGGGAGAATCCGCCAGTAGGAAGGGTGGTAAAAGCGTGTGCGATAGCATTAAACGCGGTCATTTCTGGTGCGTACCCGGTGAAGTGTAATGTAGAGAGTATAATGACGTAGAGGAGGGTGAATCCAATGTATACGAACCACAGGATACGTGCTGTCTCGGCGATTCGGGGTGTCAGTTTCTGTAGCTGTGGACCTGGGGCTTCTGATTGAACAAGTTGTGCACCGTTCATCGCCAACTCCGGAAGTATAGCGACCATCAGGACGATGATCCCCATTCCACCGAGCCACTGTGTGAGTTGTCGCCACAGTAGGATCGCGTGCGAGTGCCGCTCGTACGATATTTCGTCCATCACGGTCGCTCCCGTCGTCGTGAACCCCGACATGGACTCAAAAAGAGCGTTCACGGGATGAGCTAGCGATGATTCCGTCCCGACTCCGGCTATCAGGTAGGGAACTGCGCCGACGATCGCAACGGCCAGCCACGTGATTGCGACGAACAACATCGCCTCCCTCATACGGAGTTCCGTCTCGGAACTCAACTTCTCGAGTGCGTGTCCGGCGATGAGAGCAAAGAGAATCGTGAGGCTAAACGTGAAAATCTCCTCGCGGTAGATGAGTGCGACAGCAAGCGGTACTAATAGCGGGATAGAGAGGTACTTTAGAACGGTTCCAGTAAGTGCAAGGCTGATTCGCCACTCCACACGAACTCTCATGGTAACCCCCTACGAGACACGCAACTAACCACGATATATCGGGATTCCGGGTAGGGAGTATTAAACCATCGTAATACGACGGGCGCGGAGATCTTTCTGAGGAGATTGGGTTAGACAAATCCTTCTTTAGTGGCGCCGTTTGTCATCTCACCTGTTCAGCACGGGGAATGATCTATAGCCGGAGTTACCCTACGTAACCATATGAACGTCCGTCCACCTAGCGTTCGATATCCACACTCGTTCTACGACGTCTTCACCATCGTCGTGACCGCCGTTGTCGTTGCGGCGATCGTTCTCTCTGTCGCGTACGGCACGGTTATCCGGATTGAGATGGCTGTACTACTGACGGTGGTTTTCGCGTGGGCCGCCTGGGCTATCACTAAGATACTCGCGCAGGAGACCGCCCCGGGAAAGACGAAGCCGTACAAATGAGATACCTGTATCAGAATAGCATTTCTGTCTATCCAGCCGGAAACCCGGGTATCGAGAACATTCAGGCGGGAGTTTACAGCACGCCCAAACTGATTACTGCTAACACGAATGGATTATGTCTCGTGAGTCGTAAGGCCTGACAAATGTATATCATCGTCGTCGGTGCCGGTGACATTGGTACTCCGTTAGTTGACATCGCCACCCGGTCCGGAAATGAAGTCGTCGTGATCGAACAGGACGAAGAGCGGGCAGACAGGCTCGCGGGTGAGTACGACTGCTTGATCCTCAATGCAGATGCAACGATTAAGAATACGCTTCAGGACGCGGGGGCCGACCAGGCAGATGCGATTATCTCGACGACCGACCGGGATGCCACGAATATTATGATCTGTCTACTTGCGAACGAACTCGAGATTCCTTCGGTCGTCTCTGTCGTTCACAATCCTGATCACATGCGCTTGTTTCGTCAGGTAGGCGCTCACACGATGAAAAACCCCGAGGAACTCATCGCCGAGCATCTCTATCGGGGTGTCGCTCGGCCGTCGATCGTCGATTATATGCGAATCGGAGAGCAGGCGGAGGTTTTCGAAATCACCGTCGAGGACGATGCGCCAATAGCGGGGAGAACCCTGCACGAAGCTGCGACGAACGATATCCTCCCAGGCGATGTCTTGGTCGTCGCTATCGAACGGAATGGCCAGGACCCACCGGTCACGCCTCAGGGGAATACCAGGATCGAACCCGATGACTTGCTGACAATCTATGCCGCTTCTGGGGTGACGTCAGAACTGGTCCAGGTGTTCGGCTACTCTGAGAAGTGATATAACGTCTTTTCTGGCTCCCGGACGGACTCAACTGTTCGGGTTATACGGCCTGCCGACAGTGCTATTGAAGTTTGGCGGCCCAGTCGCCACAAATTCGATTGGACGGGCCTGCCATCGTTTCGGTGTATATATGATCCTCTGTTGAACAAGAAGGTACTGATGAAGGCGGCACGTAAAACGATCGGGCGGGATTTAGGGCGCATTTTGCAGGCACTCGCCGCCCTGCTGTTCGTTTCTCTCTTCATTTCGATCGCCTGGGGGGAGTACTATGCGATTCCTGCGCTCGTTGTCTCCGGCCTCGTTCCGTTGTCTATCGGCAGGGCCTTCACAATCCGGTTCCGCGACGCCGCGAACCCCGGAAAGCTCCACGGAATGATGATCGCTGCCGCCGGCTGGCTCTTCGTCGCAATTTTTGGCTCACTTCCGTTTTTTCTGATTGCGTGGACTGTCGAACTCTCTCCAGCGGTATTTTCCTCACCGCCACAAACGGAGACGCTCGCGGCCTTCAAATCCCCGCTCAATGCCCTTTTTGAAAGCATGAGCGGTTTCACCGGAAC comes from the Halovivax cerinus genome and includes:
- a CDS encoding potassium channel family protein; translated protein: MYIIVVGAGDIGTPLVDIATRSGNEVVVIEQDEERADRLAGEYDCLILNADATIKNTLQDAGADQADAIISTTDRDATNIMICLLANELEIPSVVSVVHNPDHMRLFRQVGAHTMKNPEELIAEHLYRGVARPSIVDYMRIGEQAEVFEITVEDDAPIAGRTLHEAATNDILPGDVLVVAIERNGQDPPVTPQGNTRIEPDDLLTIYAASGVTSELVQVFGYSEK
- a CDS encoding HAD family hydrolase; protein product: MLRAVIFDLDETLAVPDRDRATLLAEASEAAGAPTLERGEYVEAHRRHLTGETREPIFDELLADYDSDADPARVARAYRESVTGSLSILPGVERMLDDLGTRYRLGVLTNGPVRAQREKLDALDIESAVDAVRVTGELEAGKPDERAFEAILDALDVDANEAAYVGDDVETDVRGAADAGLAAVQVLPPDAEPDPRADATVDQNRLATDLPDVVAALTNA
- a CDS encoding DUF2240 family protein, which encodes MSLRVAAAAPFVQRGTQSMRQNEFVVALSMDRDWFSPDQAKRLADVATEAGIVERDGETLVLTVDTADIEVPEEFVPDEDVLAERSPFERILDAVVAGGRPKHEAVGAINACQQSLGLTIEAAALVYARREGVDIEDVLPAVREAVRNPDS
- a CDS encoding TrkH family potassium uptake protein; protein product: MRVRVEWRISLALTGTVLKYLSIPLLVPLAVALIYREEIFTFSLTILFALIAGHALEKLSSETELRMREAMLFVAITWLAVAIVGAVPYLIAGVGTESSLAHPVNALFESMSGFTTTGATVMDEISYERHSHAILLWRQLTQWLGGMGIIVLMVAILPELAMNGAQLVQSEAPGPQLQKLTPRIAETARILWFVYIGFTLLYVIILSTLHFTGYAPEMTAFNAIAHAFTTLPTGGFSPEANSIAAFSPAVQWVAIPFMIIAGTNFALFWYILRGEGNLLFRNPEFRTYITAIGTFSALLAGMLYFGAAPSLSELGGTTAGAMENSLRQSAFQITSLLTSTGYATSDFVAWDGSGKLVLLFAMFVGGSAGSTGGGIKVVRWLVSLKFLRREIFAAVHPDAIRPIRLGGTVVDEEVVRSILGFTFMYLFVFVFATLVIALDASRIGYSLTPLEAFSASLATIGNIGPGFGSIGPFGSYLAFPDSSKIVMIFLMWIGRLELFPVLVLLTRSYWRS
- a CDS encoding 30S ribosomal protein S8e; amino-acid sequence: MQDQGRSTRKRTGGRLKHARNPRKDELGREPTETQVGEPRFQTTDVRGENTKTRALATNVAQVNDGEATVAAEIENVVENDANPNYVRRNIITKGAVIETSEGTARVTSRPGQTGQVNAVLLD
- a CDS encoding phosphate uptake regulator PhoU; the encoded protein is METRKVQVTGGSTYTVSLPKEWATANGVEAGSTVEFYPEDGALLLTPRRESGHQEGTMDVTDITDEQLTRAVMTMYVSGFDLIRLTADRVTTDQRRAIRDATQNLVGVEVLSETTDSVVIQDLLDSAELSIVNAVSRMRLIAESMLEDAVTAIVENDDDIAHDVIQRDDDVDRLFLVVSRIFRATLRSPTATESLGVTREDCFDYHSSARQLERVADHAVKMSKLAVKLDDVPDDVADGLVALYEDADDVIRTSMDALDAEDSDRATKLGHSARQAVREIDEHTRTIDDRLRELDPVEAQSLGLIVDSLSRCADYGGNVAETALQKAAPRP
- a CDS encoding GNAT family N-acetyltransferase produces the protein MTAESIRARPAEPPDTCPLRDVCVESWRRAYAGLLPDAYVEANLETFYTADRLRREIEAPGEAGRWLVAVESGASSPAGRVFGAGRGTPPMDGRCEVFTLYVHPEYQGRRAGSTLLSTITAEQRAEGGREQVVEVFAGHEPAIGFYEHHGFDRIGERRTDVVAAVDLDHRTIRMAREI